From the genome of Anopheles moucheti chromosome 3, idAnoMoucSN_F20_07, whole genome shotgun sequence, one region includes:
- the LOC128304551 gene encoding farnesol dehydrogenase-like, with amino-acid sequence MDRWTGKVAVVTGASSGIGAATAKALVRAGMITIGLARRVELIETLKTELPADMSGRLHGIRCDVTREKDILAAYRQIETQYGGVDVQINCAGIARNTIRVLQANNTQDLRDIVNTNLLGLTLCSREAYLSMQKRSVDGHIVHINSIVGHSIPPLNTLNIYPAVKYGITALTETMRQELRFAGTKIKVTSISPGFTRTPINPNSGTYTGPILEPEDIADAILYALGTPPRVQIHELTIKPVGEVE; translated from the exons ATGGACCGTTGGACTGGAAAAGTAGCCGTTGTAACAGGGGCCAGCTCAGGTATTGGTGCCGCCACTGCAAAAGCACTCGTTCGTGCTGGTATGATTACGATCGGTTTAGCAAGGCGCGTGGAACTAATAGAGACACTCAAAACGGAGCTTCCAGCTGATATGTCTGGACGACTCCACGGTATCCGATGCGATGTCACCAGGGAGAAAGACATTTTGGCCGCTTACCGCCAGATAGAGACCCAGTACGGAGGTGTTGATGTGCAGATCAATTGTGCTGGAATTGCGCGAAATACTATACGCGTACTGCAAGCAAACAATACGCAAGACCTCCGTGATATAGTGAACACCAATCTGCTCGGATTGACTCTGTGCAGCCGGGAAGCGTATTTATCGATGCAGAAACGCTCGGTTGATGGCCACATCGTGCACATCAACAGCATTGTCGGACATTCAATTCCACCCTTGAACACGCTTAACATCTATCCGGCCGTTAAGTACGGTATTACGGCACTCACGGAAACGATGCGCCAAGAGTTGCGGTTTGCCGGTACAAAAATTAAAGTTACG AGCATTAGTCCAGGATTTACGCGAACTCCGATCAATCCCAACAGTGGTACATACACGGGACCCATTCTCGAGCCGGAAGATATTGCGGATGCGATCCTGTATGCTCTCGGAACTCCACCAAGAGTGCAGATACACGAGCTGACAATCAAACCAGTCGGTGAAGTAGAATAG
- the LOC128304546 gene encoding farnesol dehydrogenase-like — MERWQGKVAVVTGASSGIGAATVTALANAGMITIGLARRVERVEALKTDLPDEVRARLHAIRCDVTKEDDILSTFREIVAKYGGVDVLINNAGVARSTVGVLDADNTQALRDVIDTNLMGLTLCSREAYQSMKKRSADGHIIHINSILGHYVLPMGTLNVYPATKFAVTALTETMRHELRLAGTKIKVTSISPGLVRTEIIPNSSAITNMPILEPEDIANAILYVLGTPPRVQIHELTIKPVGEQM, encoded by the exons ATGGAACGCTGGCAGGGCAAGGTAGCGGTAGTGACCGGTGCCAGTTCGGGCATTGGTGCGGCAACTGTGACAGCCCTTGCGAATGCTGGAATGATCACAATTGGTCTGGCGCGTCGTGTCGAACGAGTTGAAGCGCTGAAAACGGATCTTCCCGACGAAGTCCGCGCTCGTCTACACGCTATTCGATGTGACGTAACGAAGGAGGATGATATTCTGTCCACCTTCCGTGAAATAGTGGCAAAGTACGGTGGTGTTGATGTGCTGATCAATAACGCAGGTGTGGCAAGATCGACCGTCGGTGTGCTGGATGCTGACAATACGCAAGCACTGCGGGATGTGATCGATACTAATCTGATGGGGCTGACTCTGTGCAGCCGAGAAGCCTATCAGTCAATGAAGAAACGATCGGCCGATGGCCATATCATCCACATCAACAGTATTCTCGGCCACTATGTACTACCGATGGGGACACTTAATGTCTATCCTGCCACCAAGTTTGCCGTGACGGCACTCACGGAAACGATGCGCCATGAGCTCAGGTTGGCTGGGACGAAAATAAAAGTCACG AGCATAAGCCCAGGGCTGGTAAGAACCGAGATCATCCCGAACAGTTCGGCGATTACCAATATGCCCATACTCGAACCAGAGGACATTGCGAACGCTATTCTGTACGTACTTGGGACCCCACCCAGAGTACAAATTCACGAACTAACAATAAAACCGGTGGGCGAACAAATGTAA